From the genome of Thermoanaerobacterales bacterium:
TCGGGGCAGGATCACCCAGTCCAGGCTCTTTTCAAAGTACGCCGTGCGCACCGGGGCGTAGGGCGCCTCCGCCACCTCGACCTCCTGGCAGGCGTGACAGACGCGGGTCGTCGGGCGCAGGATGACCGGCAGCCCCGTGCGCTCCGAGAGTTCGAAGGCTTCGCGCATCATGGCCTTCGCCTCGGCGGGCGTGGCCGGATCGAGCACCGGCAGTTTCGCAAAGCGCCCGAAGAGGCGGGTGTCCTGCTCGTTCTGCGAGCTGTGCGGACCCGGGTCGTCGGCCGAGACGACCACCATGCCGCCTTTGACGCCGAGGTAGGCCAGGGACATCAACGGGTCGGCGGCCACGTTCAGGCCGACCTGCTTCATGGTCACTACGGACCGGGCGCCCGCCAGGGCCGCTCCGGCCGCCACCTCCAGCGCCACCTTCTCGTTGACCGACCACTCGGCGTAAAAGCCCATATTGCGCGAGAGCCGGGCCAGTGTCGCCAGGATCTCCGAGGACGGCGTCCCCGGGTAACCGGCGGCCACCTGCACCCCGGCCTCCACCGCCCCGTAAGCCATGGCCTCATTGCCCATTAAGACCTGCAGCGCCAAACAATGCCACCACTTTCTACCGCGCGCCCGAAACCCGGGCGCCCGTTAGATCGTCCCGTACCCCGTCACGCGCACAGCGACCCCCGCTGCCGCCGCCAAGAGGACAGCCACGATCAACAAGCGGTCACCGGCCGGCACGGGCTCCCGGCGGAGCGCCACCCGCCGGCCGCGTCCGTAACCCCGCGTCTCCAGGGCCACGGCCAGACGCTCGGCGCGGGCGAGCGAGAGCAGGACCAGCGGCACGGCCACCGGCGCGAAGGCGCGCAGGCGCCGGACGGGATTCGCCCCTTCCACCGCATAGCCCCGGGCACGCTGCGCCTCGGTGATCCGGCGCGCCTCGTCCATGAACGAGGGAACAAAACGCAGCGCGGTAGAGAACATCAAGGCATAATCGTACGGAACCTTAAAGTTATTCACCAGAACCGCCACGATATCCTTTATTTCGGTAGTGGCCAAAAGCGCCAGGAAACTGGTGACAATGGTCATCATGCGCAGGGCCATCGCAAGCCCCAGGACCAGGCCGTGATCGGTCACACTCAGGGCTTTGAACCACGGCAGCAGGTGGAAGAGCACCCGGCCGCCCTCGGTGAAGACGGCCTGGAAGAAGACCAGGATCGAGGCGAAGATGCCCAGACCGACCAGCGCCGGGACAAGGTGGCGGAGCACCCCGGCAAGCCCGGCCACGAGAAGCACCGAGGCGAAGACGGCCGCCAGAAAGGGTGCGGTGTTGAAGGCCAT
Proteins encoded in this window:
- a CDS encoding energy-coupling factor transporter transmembrane component T — protein: MNSSFGYVPRNSFVHRRHPLVKMAWVAAVFVLAMAFNTAPFLAAVFASVLLVAGLAGVLRHLVPALVGLGIFASILVFFQAVFTEGGRVLFHLLPWFKALSVTDHGLVLGLAMALRMMTIVTSFLALLATTEIKDIVAVLVNNFKVPYDYALMFSTALRFVPSFMDEARRITEAQRARGYAVEGANPVRRLRAFAPVAVPLVLLSLARAERLAVALETRGYGRGRRVALRREPVPAGDRLLIVAVLLAAAAGVAVRVTGYGTI